CAGCGCCAGCGACTTGCGGCTCCGGTCCTCCGGGCATTGCAAGGGGTCCGGGTGACCGTGATAAGAGCTTTCGGTGGTCGAAAATAAAACGGCGCGATTGAAGACAGGCAGATAGCGTTTTTCACAACGCGCCATGTCGGGACTCCACAATTCGATGTGGCCGCCGTATTCTTCCTTCCAGTCCTTGTTGAGATAGAGCAGGAGGTTGAGTCGGCGGTCCAGTCCAAAGCGTTCGTGCTTGTTGAAATCGACATGCACGCCAAGTTTGCCGCCGCGATAGATATTGTGTTGTCCGCCGCCGCGCAGGCTTGGGTCGGCGATCAGATTCTGGATTCCGGTCAGTTGTTCGAGGAAGCTTAGAAAGGTGGCGGAATTCAGGGTGTAGAGCACGTGGCGCGTTAAGGCGCTCATGTGGTTTTCGTTTTCGTTGGCTTGTTTTTTCTGCCTGGAATCATAATACTCTTTCCACGGGATTGCGTTCTCGCCGGGGAATTCGCTCAATAATTGTTCAGCAATGTCTTCATCCAGAAAATCGTCGATAGCGATGTGCGGGAAAGGAGTCGCCTGCGCGTAGGTTTGGGCGGCTTGCGGAAGCAGGCCCAACAGTTTTTCCATCGGGACCAGCGCTTTGTCGAGTTTGAACGGGGAATTCATAGGGGCTTGCGTTCTGTATGCGTTTTCAACAGATGTATTAATAACTTAAAGAAAGCCCGGAAGCAAAATAAATGCCCGCGCGGTGTCAGAGCATGGGTTGAATCGTTGCGCGTTGGGTTTACTTTAAAATTTCCTGATAGAAGGTGTCGGGGTCTTCCGGGTCAAAGACTTCGTTGGAATACACGATCAGGGCCATGTCGGTGTCCCCCGTGTTTTTGATCGCATGCACCACGCCGGGCAGTATCTTCACGGTTTTGAGGTGGTCCGCGCCCATGACGACGCGCTCCTCTTCTCCCGTTTCCAGATCGTGCAGGAGCAGTTCGCCGACTCCGGTCGGCACGCAGAACCATTCGACCTTTCGGGTGTGATAGTGATTGCCGCGCACTTTTCCCGGATAGGCGACGGACACGTGAATCTGCCCGAAGGACGCGGGCGCTTCCAGATCGTCCGCGCCGAGCGCCTCGATCAACCAGCCGCGATGATCGGATTTTTTATCGAGATCACTGATTTTATATTTTTTCATTTCTTTTGCCGTTCGGAAAACCAGTCCAGAGTTTGGCGGATGCCCTCATTCAACGCGACCTTCGGCTTCCATTGGAAGCGTTTGCTGAATCGGGTGACGTCGCACCCGTAAGACAGTCCGCCAGACTTTTTCGTGTCGCGTTCGACACTCAGTCCGGGAACCTGCCGTTTGATTTGCGCCGCAATCTGATTCAGGGAAATCATCGTTCCGCTACCGACATTATAAATCCTTGCGCCGCGTTTTGCAGGAACTTTTCCGGCTTGAATCAGGGCGCGAATCGCATCGTCGATATAAAGGAAGTTTCTCGATTGCTCGCCGTCGCCATGAATACAGACCGCTTCGCCGCGAATTGCGCGGTCGCAGAAGGTGGCGATGGTCGAGTTGTAATCGGGGCGACAGCCGGGACCGTAGATGTTTGTGAAACGAAGGATCGTGTGATCCAACCCGGAGGCATGGAGAATGTCTTCTGCGGCTTTCTTGCAGACGCCGTAGAGCGTTTCGGGCCGCGTCGCCTGGGATTCGCGGATTTTGAAATTGTCGCCAGTGATTGCGTAGACCAGCGCCGAGGACATGAAAATGACGCGCGGTCGCGGCTCGGGTAGAGACTGGAGCGCTTCGACCAGATGGCTCATGTAGAGGACGTTGCCCTCGATGATTTCTTTCGAGCTTGCGCGATTGACGCCGCCCAGATGGTAAATCAAATCAAGATTCGTCGCGAATTTGCGCAGAACGGCGACTCCGGGAACGGATTTTCCATTTGCTCTGTTGAGGGGTGAAATCTCCCCAGATCGGCTCGCCCGTAGCGCGTTCGTTAAATGAGAGCCAATGAAGCCGGAGGCGCCGGTGACGCCAATGGCGGGAGTTGATTTTTGATCTGGGGTTTTGCGCATTATCACCAGGAGCTAGGAGGCTTTTCTCTAGGACTATTAATACGGACAGGGACTGAATTTGCAACGGATTTTTTTGTGCGTTCGGGCGGCAGAGCTTGCATCTTTCTTTCTCGTCCTTCCTTTGCTAGTCTTTGTCGAGTTTGAGATCAATCGCTCCGGAATTTTTTTAAAGGTCTTCATTGTTATGAAATTTATTTTATCCCTTGTCGCGAGCTTGTTCTGCGTTGCTGTCGCCACGGCTCAGGAGGCGACCCCGTTTCAGGAGGCGCGTCCGGGCTACGAGTATCAGTTTCCAAGAGATTTCGGATCGCACGACGCCTTTCGCGTTGAGTGGTGGTACTACACGGGTAATCTGAAGGCTGTGGAAGACGGCAGGGACTTTGGTTATCAACTGACTTTTTTTCGCGTTGGACTCGACCCGGAAGAAAAGATTCCCAATCCATCACGCTGGACGCCGCGGCAGATTTATTTTTCGCATTTTACCGTGACCGACGTTGCCGGAGAAAAATTCTATTTTTTTGAAAAAATCAATCGGGCGGGATTGGGCACGGCGGGAGCGGAGGCAGGGCGCATGCAGGTCTGGAACGACGACTGGACGCTGGAGGGCGACGCAAGCGAGCATCATTTCAAGGCCCGTCAGAACGGGGTCGGGCTGGAATTGAAACTGAAGCCTTCCAAACCCCTTGTGTTTCATGGCGCCGAAGGGATCAGCCGCAAGGGTGAGGAAGAAGGCAACGCCTCGCATTATTTTTCTTACACGCGCATGGCTAGCGAGGGCGTGTTGGAGTTGAACGGAAAGACTTATCGGGTTGAGGGCACGAGCTGGATGGACCGCGAATTTTCCAGCAATCAGTTGAACGACGCCCTCGAAGGCTGGGACTGGTTTTCGCTCAAACTGAATAACGATTACGAAGTCATGTTGTATCAGTTGCGCAAGAAAGGCGGCGGGGTCGACGCCTTTTCAAGCGGCACTTTGATTGCTCCCGACGGCTCATGGGAACATCTGCGACTCGAGCAGTTCACGGTCAAAGCGCGCGACCAATGGACCAGTCCGGAAACCGGAGCGGCGTATCCCTCTGGCTGGGAGATTGCGATTCCCGATCACAAGATTCAGTTGCGCGTTGAGCCGGACCTGCGGAAGCAGGAATTGTATCGTTTGCGTTCGATCGATTCTTCTTATTGGGAAGGAAGCGTTTCCGTACAAGGGCGGCAAGGCGGCGAGTCTGTCGACGGCAAGGGCTATGTGGAGCTGGTGGGCTACGAAAAACCGCTCAAACAGGAATTGCCTGAGTGATTTTTTCAATCCGGGACGATGATCGAAAGGCAGGTCAGGCCGCCGTCGGCCTTTTCAAATTCGCTCATCTCCAGTTCGACGATGCGTTGAAACAATCCGCTTTCACGAAGCAGGGCGTGTGTTTCAGGGAAGCCTGAGGGCATGAGGTAGGCGTCGCCAAGAGCAATTCCGTTCGCCGCGTAGGATTCCTCTTCGCACACTTCGAGCATTTTATAATCTTTAAATTGTTCTGTGTCCACACCTAGCGGGTCGACTAAGAGCGTGTTGTCCGCCAGGTAGGACGCGGCGCTTTTCAGGTGCAGTCCGCGCAAGACATCGACGCCGACGACAGTTTTATTTGTCAGGGCTTGCAGGGCGGGAATCGCTTCGGCGTTGCTTCGTTTCGATTGCCCAACGAAGATATGCCGATCGGTTGCCAGCGCATCGCCGCCATCCAGCCAGACCGTTTCGGGAGGAAACTTTACAGCGAGCAAGTCTTCCAATTGATTCAGCAAAGAAGGCGCTTCCGGTTGTCGGGTTGGCTCGCGCATCGGACAGGCCAGCGCAACGCCTTTGCAGACCACCGCGACATCCTCGACGAAGGGCTGATCCGGGCAGTCCTCGATATTGGGCGCCTGAACGATGCGTCCTCCTGCGTTCCGCAAGGCCTCGACATAAGCCTGATGCTGGCTCAGGGCCTTGGGAAAATCGATGGAATCTTTTTTCGCATGGCTGGAGATCGCGCGGGTGAATGCAGGCGTCGGTTGTCGGACGAACGCGGTGAACGTGCGCATGGCCTTCCCCTCTCAGAGCCTCGTCAGTCGATGGTTCTGGTTCCCATCAATCGGGAAAAATAAAGCATGCTCATGGTCTTCCGCGCTCCCCTCAGAATTTTCATTGTCGCCTTGTCGGGTTTCAAGCCCGCCTTGACCCGTTCGGGCTGGGCGAAATACACGATGCCGTTGACGG
This window of the Candidatus Nitrohelix vancouverensis genome carries:
- a CDS encoding 2OG-Fe(II) oxygenase, with translation MNSPFKLDKALVPMEKLLGLLPQAAQTYAQATPFPHIAIDDFLDEDIAEQLLSEFPGENAIPWKEYYDSRQKKQANENENHMSALTRHVLYTLNSATFLSFLEQLTGIQNLIADPSLRGGGQHNIYRGGKLGVHVDFNKHERFGLDRRLNLLLYLNKDWKEEYGGHIELWSPDMARCEKRYLPVFNRAVLFSTTESSYHGHPDPLQCPEDRSRKSLALYYYSNGLEQAPDENRHSTLFRERPGEQAESPVQIKVQKFFRKWSKKLGG
- a CDS encoding NAD(P)-dependent oxidoreductase encodes the protein MRKTPDQKSTPAIGVTGASGFIGSHLTNALRASRSGEISPLNRANGKSVPGVAVLRKFATNLDLIYHLGGVNRASSKEIIEGNVLYMSHLVEALQSLPEPRPRVIFMSSALVYAITGDNFKIRESQATRPETLYGVCKKAAEDILHASGLDHTILRFTNIYGPGCRPDYNSTIATFCDRAIRGEAVCIHGDGEQSRNFLYIDDAIRALIQAGKVPAKRGARIYNVGSGTMISLNQIAAQIKRQVPGLSVERDTKKSGGLSYGCDVTRFSKRFQWKPKVALNEGIRQTLDWFSERQKK
- a CDS encoding carotenoid 1,2-hydratase is translated as MKFILSLVASLFCVAVATAQEATPFQEARPGYEYQFPRDFGSHDAFRVEWWYYTGNLKAVEDGRDFGYQLTFFRVGLDPEEKIPNPSRWTPRQIYFSHFTVTDVAGEKFYFFEKINRAGLGTAGAEAGRMQVWNDDWTLEGDASEHHFKARQNGVGLELKLKPSKPLVFHGAEGISRKGEEEGNASHYFSYTRMASEGVLELNGKTYRVEGTSWMDREFSSNQLNDALEGWDWFSLKLNNDYEVMLYQLRKKGGGVDAFSSGTLIAPDGSWEHLRLEQFTVKARDQWTSPETGAAYPSGWEIAIPDHKIQLRVEPDLRKQELYRLRSIDSSYWEGSVSVQGRQGGESVDGKGYVELVGYEKPLKQELPE